A part of Geothrix oryzae genomic DNA contains:
- a CDS encoding ABC transporter substrate-binding protein: protein MSGPRLKPLLKSTLKGTFAMALGLIVLAASAAGLGAAPGDKASAALAQGERMYREGLLPSGEPMQAVVSGDVPVAGTSFTCVSCHLRGGLGSWEGGIVTLATNGARLALPRYWKFPNLSPEERKDLKLQNPPARPAYTDEALAHVLRTGIDPGGRELHPIMPRYYLKDPDMALLIKYLRSLSAQLSPGVDATTIRFATVITDEVSPEDQQAMLVPMNNYVARHNQISNGFGNRMYLGVGGNEMSGSYRKLALSVWRLKGAPDTWTRQLEAYLAKEPVFALLGGISYGDWKPIHTFCESRQLPCLFPLTDLPVVSDTDWYTLYFSKGYYQEGQAAARYLHGAAESTPSRIVQVIQDGPEGRDLSAGFRETWQELGQGAPKEIRLAKGETLSPAALRSLVQQEKPTVILLWTGPGAFEAIKSLAGQPDRPGTVFMSSRLLGAKAYALPEQARTFTWLTYPYRDPKDEPSASKYADSLLAGLTERHPETRISTRTYSMIQILRQGLMDMDRNFYRDNFMDRLSMQRDQVLPDYLRLSFGPGQRYASKGCFIMQLGPGPEPRLIRKSEWVIH, encoded by the coding sequence GTGAGCGGGCCGAGGCTGAAGCCCCTCCTGAAGTCCACCCTGAAGGGAACCTTCGCCATGGCCCTGGGCCTGATTGTCCTGGCGGCCTCTGCGGCCGGACTCGGGGCCGCACCCGGAGACAAGGCCTCGGCCGCCCTGGCCCAGGGCGAGCGCATGTACCGCGAGGGCCTCCTCCCCTCCGGCGAGCCCATGCAGGCCGTGGTGAGCGGCGATGTCCCCGTGGCCGGAACCTCCTTCACCTGCGTGAGCTGCCACCTGCGGGGGGGCCTCGGCTCCTGGGAGGGCGGCATCGTCACGCTCGCGACCAACGGGGCGCGGCTTGCCCTGCCGCGCTACTGGAAGTTCCCGAACCTGAGCCCGGAGGAGCGGAAGGACCTGAAGCTCCAGAACCCGCCCGCCCGACCCGCCTACACGGATGAAGCGCTGGCCCATGTCCTCCGGACGGGCATCGATCCCGGCGGTCGGGAGCTGCATCCCATCATGCCCCGCTACTACCTGAAGGACCCGGACATGGCCCTTCTGATCAAGTATCTGCGCTCGCTCTCGGCCCAGCTGTCGCCGGGGGTGGATGCCACCACCATCCGCTTTGCCACGGTCATCACGGACGAGGTCAGCCCGGAAGACCAGCAGGCCATGCTGGTGCCCATGAACAACTATGTGGCCCGGCACAACCAGATCTCCAACGGTTTCGGCAACCGCATGTACCTGGGCGTGGGCGGCAACGAGATGAGCGGCAGCTACCGCAAGCTCGCCCTCTCCGTCTGGCGGCTGAAGGGGGCCCCGGACACCTGGACCCGCCAGTTGGAGGCCTACCTCGCCAAGGAGCCGGTCTTCGCCCTTCTGGGCGGGATCTCCTATGGGGACTGGAAGCCCATCCACACCTTTTGCGAAAGCCGCCAGCTGCCCTGCCTCTTCCCCCTCACCGACCTACCGGTGGTCTCCGACACCGACTGGTACACCCTCTACTTCTCCAAGGGCTACTACCAGGAAGGGCAGGCGGCGGCCCGCTACCTCCACGGGGCGGCGGAGTCCACGCCGTCGCGGATCGTGCAGGTCATTCAGGACGGTCCGGAGGGGCGCGACCTGTCGGCGGGATTCCGCGAGACCTGGCAGGAGCTGGGGCAGGGGGCTCCGAAGGAGATCCGGTTGGCGAAGGGGGAGACCCTCAGCCCGGCCGCCCTCCGCAGCCTGGTCCAACAGGAGAAGCCCACCGTGATCCTGCTGTGGACAGGCCCGGGCGCCTTCGAGGCGATCAAAAGCCTGGCCGGACAGCCCGATCGGCCGGGGACCGTCTTCATGTCCTCCCGCCTGCTCGGCGCCAAGGCGTACGCCCTGCCGGAGCAGGCCCGGACCTTCACCTGGCTCACCTATCCCTACCGGGATCCCAAGGATGAGCCCAGCGCCTCGAAGTACGCCGATAGCCTGCTGGCGGGCCTGACCGAGCGCCACCCGGAGACGCGGATCTCCACCCGGACCTACTCGATGATCCAGATCCTGCGTCAGGGCCTCATGGACATGGACCGGAACTTCTACCGGGACAACTTCATGGACCGCCTCAGCATGCAGCGGGACCAGGTCCTCCCGGACTACCTGCGCCTCAGCTTCGGCCCCGGCCAGCGCTACGCCTCCAAGGGCTGCTTCATCATGCAGCTCGGCCCCGGCCCCGAGCCGCGGCTCATCCGGAAGAGCGAATGGGTGATCCACTAA
- a CDS encoding kelch repeat-containing protein, with the protein MRAIGRGLWAMFLGLALLGLGCRETVELPTGLSYGTNPAIYTTGTAIAPNSPTHGGGAIDAYSVSPALPAGLALDTKSGVISGTPTAASAAASYTVTGTNGAGSATVSLSITVNDPILPITITTQPADQSIVVGQTATFTVVATGTGTLTYQWLRNAVAISGATSASYTTPAAVLADDASTFSVQVSDAFGGSVTSSAAKLTVVAKGGPGTSLVTGSLVAARAFHTATLLANGKVLVVGGYDGTFSLASAELYDPTTGTFKATGSLVTPRQSHTATLLASGKVLISGGSSFGTALASAELYDPATGTFTATGSLGAARSDHTATLLSNGKVLVACGRNLGSYLATAELYDPAAGTFAATANAPLASRATHTATLLANGKVLLAGGFRSSSLATAELYDPATGTFTATGSLASARAYHTATLLPNGKVLVVGGAATLVTELYDPATGAFAASGSLVTARDHWHTAVLLPTGTVYIAGGVGAGSPGAVLSAAELFDPATGLCTATGPMTALREAHTATALPGGKVLVAGGGGFGYLASAELYY; encoded by the coding sequence ATGCGTGCGATCGGGCGCGGGTTGTGGGCGATGTTCCTTGGCCTGGCCCTGCTCGGGCTGGGGTGCCGCGAGACGGTCGAGCTGCCCACGGGCCTCAGCTACGGCACCAACCCGGCGATCTACACCACCGGCACGGCCATCGCGCCGAACAGCCCCACCCATGGCGGCGGCGCCATCGACGCCTACTCCGTGAGCCCCGCCCTGCCGGCGGGCCTGGCCCTCGACACCAAGTCAGGCGTGATCTCCGGGACGCCCACCGCCGCCTCCGCCGCCGCCAGCTACACCGTGACGGGCACCAACGGCGCCGGCAGCGCCACGGTGAGCCTCAGCATCACCGTCAACGACCCCATCCTTCCCATCACCATCACCACCCAGCCGGCCGACCAGTCCATCGTGGTGGGCCAGACGGCCACCTTCACCGTCGTGGCCACGGGCACGGGCACCCTCACCTACCAGTGGCTGAGGAACGCCGTCGCCATTTCCGGCGCCACCTCCGCCTCCTACACCACACCGGCCGCCGTCCTGGCGGACGATGCCAGCACCTTCAGCGTCCAGGTCTCCGACGCCTTCGGCGGCAGCGTCACCAGCAGCGCGGCCAAGCTCACGGTGGTGGCCAAGGGCGGCCCGGGCACTTCCCTCGTGACGGGCAGCCTGGTCGCGGCCCGAGCCTTCCACACGGCCACCCTGCTCGCCAACGGCAAGGTGCTGGTGGTCGGGGGCTATGACGGGACCTTCAGCCTCGCCAGCGCGGAGCTGTACGACCCAACCACGGGGACCTTCAAGGCCACCGGGAGCCTCGTCACGCCCCGGCAGTCGCATACGGCGACCCTGCTCGCCAGCGGCAAGGTCCTGATCAGCGGGGGCAGCAGCTTCGGCACGGCCCTGGCCAGTGCCGAACTCTACGACCCGGCCACCGGGACCTTCACGGCCACGGGCAGCCTGGGGGCGGCCCGATCCGACCACACGGCGACCCTGCTCTCGAATGGCAAGGTGCTGGTGGCCTGCGGGCGCAACCTGGGCTCGTACCTCGCCACGGCCGAGCTCTACGATCCCGCCGCGGGCACCTTCGCGGCTACGGCCAATGCGCCCCTCGCCAGCCGGGCCACCCACACCGCCACCCTCCTGGCCAACGGCAAGGTCCTCCTGGCCGGCGGCTTCCGGTCCAGCTCGCTGGCGACGGCCGAGCTCTATGACCCGGCCACCGGGACCTTCACGGCCACGGGCAGCCTGGCTTCGGCCCGGGCCTACCACACCGCCACCCTGCTGCCGAACGGCAAGGTGCTTGTCGTCGGCGGCGCCGCGACGCTCGTCACCGAGCTGTACGACCCCGCCACGGGCGCCTTCGCGGCGTCGGGCAGCCTGGTCACGGCCCGGGACCACTGGCACACGGCCGTCCTCCTGCCCACAGGCACGGTCTACATCGCCGGTGGCGTCGGGGCCGGCTCGCCGGGCGCGGTGCTCTCCGCCGCCGAACTCTTCGATCCGGCCACGGGCCTCTGCACCGCCACGGGCCCCATGACGGCCCTGCGCGAGGCGCATACGGCCACGGCCCTTCCGGGTGGGAAGGTGCTGGTCGCGGGTGGCGGTGGCTTCGGCTACCTGGCCAGCGCCGAACTCTATTACTGA
- a CDS encoding multicopper oxidase domain-containing protein: MLKRLNRLLALAVALFTGFGLQADTTEVANRTAAPTKGGDKNAIIERATRRRTLANARAAAAARTQAALKAKGGKIDPLALGQNPINALASKGTAGLAPKGVEQLAVPGPGFQLAQPDYMFGTASNWHNTKPIHKFVDTLPGLGAANANNLGNFIPVAKPIPGVFNDGSDYYEIAVEQYTQKLHSELDPTRLRGYRDLNPSAESTANGANSSNYLGPVIIAKRDRPVRVKMFNQLPTGTAGDLFIPVDTTMMGAGVGPLGNAAIGTGLYTQNRAEFHLHGGLNPWISDGTPHQWVTPAGEVTSYQKGASFQNVPDMGAGTPGDGIATYYWTNQQSGRFMFYHDHSFGLTRLNVYAGEAAGYMIVDPVDDKLINAGVIPSNGDPNGVYRYGIPLIIQDKTFVNTATLGTVGVVGGTDPTWDVTKYGGDGSLWYPHVYMVNQNPADISGANGMGRWDYGPWFWPPVTAAAGLQHGAEPIPGDPNGTEYPGTPNPSLVPEAFMDTPVINGTPYPKITVQPKAYRFRILNAANDRFWNLSFFKADASGTEVSMVPAVPHDPADPTWPATWPTDGRLGGVPDPTTAGPSLIQIGNESGYLPSPVVIAPQPVGYNYNRRDIVVLNVQDKALFLGPAERADVIVDFSAFAGQKLILYNDSPAPVPAFDTRFDYYTGCPDQTDTGGAAPTLPGFGPNTRTLMLFEVAAATPDPAFDMAALNAAFQSTATSNGAFAESQHLPIVPQVAYNSALNKAVAKDVYARIQDWQFRTPFPAMENGDLIQPYMGSKAIQELFELDYGRMNATLGVEMPFTNFNIQTTIPLGYADPATEQLVDGTTQYWKITHNGVDTHPVHFHLFDVQIVNRVGWDGAVRLPDANEIGWKETVKMNPLEDIVVAFRPLSPRLPFPLPNSLRSPNVVQPDNVNITVTNPVDGNPISVSNAAKDFGWEYVWHCHILGHEENDFMRPMVLTVATSAPSAPTGLTAALSAPSRAELAWTDNATDETGFTIQRRSGTDPFATIATAVPNVRSYSDLTVVPGTLYDYQVIAYNQAGDSAPSNIAGVNTPSTVQISGTVFTFDGVSNLPKAGVLLTFASAGVTTATATTDAAGAYTVAVPYAWTGTITPALAGFAFTPASRTYTALNANQTGQDFQARAVATLSGTVTVGGLPLAGATVTLSNAGGSAVTNALGAYSAVVNSGWTGTATVTLAGYIFAPASRTYSNVVTDQAAQDYAATAVVAISGTIANGATPVAGVTLTASTGSTVTTDAAGNYTMVLPSPFTGTITPSKLDFAFTPASRSYAAVTVDQTVQNYNAAAIVTLSGTVTNGATGLAGVTLTASTGQTATTDAAGSYSLTLPSPFSGTLTPSMAGFIFTPASRTYAATAVDQTAQNFAATAVITVSGQVTLNAVGLSGATITFSTGQTVSTDANGNYAVVVASPYTGTITAAKAGYFLTPLSLSLVGSTVNQPNQNFTAVNAIAVYGLVTTNAVPPVPLAGVTMTFSNGAGTAVTDVNGLYTHYVPSGWSGSVTPSLVGWVFSPGQRNLTNVTASPAGQNFTAGQTFLVSGTITSNGAGLAGVRVALSNGGSAVNTDATGAYSLYVRAGWTGTITPTLRGYSFSPASVTVSTPLAGALSQNFTTIQSISGRARIQVNGQNVGLPGVTITLSTGGSTVTDVNGNFTLQVPTGWTGSLSASDGGVHVWTPATFSYTNLITNVTGLRFNGQ; encoded by the coding sequence ATGCTGAAGAGGCTCAACCGTCTGCTGGCGCTCGCCGTGGCCCTGTTCACGGGGTTCGGCCTGCAGGCTGACACGACCGAGGTGGCCAACCGCACGGCGGCCCCCACCAAGGGCGGCGACAAGAACGCCATCATCGAGCGGGCCACCCGCCGGCGCACCCTGGCCAACGCCCGGGCGGCCGCCGCGGCCCGCACGCAGGCTGCCCTCAAGGCCAAGGGCGGGAAGATCGATCCCCTGGCCCTGGGCCAGAACCCGATCAACGCGCTAGCCTCCAAGGGCACCGCGGGCCTGGCCCCCAAGGGCGTGGAACAGCTGGCCGTTCCCGGCCCCGGCTTCCAGTTGGCCCAGCCCGACTACATGTTCGGCACCGCCAGCAACTGGCACAACACCAAGCCCATCCACAAGTTCGTGGATACGCTGCCGGGCCTGGGCGCCGCCAATGCCAACAACCTGGGGAACTTCATCCCCGTGGCCAAGCCCATTCCCGGCGTCTTCAACGACGGCTCCGACTACTACGAGATCGCCGTCGAGCAGTACACCCAGAAGCTGCACTCCGAGCTGGACCCCACCCGCCTCCGCGGTTACCGGGACCTGAATCCCTCCGCCGAGAGCACGGCGAACGGCGCCAACAGCTCGAACTACCTCGGGCCCGTCATCATCGCCAAGCGCGATCGGCCTGTGCGCGTGAAGATGTTCAACCAGCTGCCCACGGGCACCGCAGGTGACCTGTTCATCCCGGTGGATACCACCATGATGGGCGCCGGTGTGGGCCCGCTGGGCAACGCCGCCATCGGTACTGGGCTCTACACCCAGAACCGTGCCGAGTTCCATCTCCACGGCGGACTCAACCCCTGGATCAGCGACGGCACGCCCCACCAGTGGGTGACGCCCGCCGGGGAGGTCACCAGCTACCAGAAGGGTGCCTCCTTCCAGAATGTGCCCGACATGGGCGCCGGCACCCCCGGGGACGGCATCGCCACCTACTACTGGACCAACCAGCAGAGCGGCCGGTTCATGTTCTACCACGACCACTCCTTCGGTCTCACCCGCCTGAATGTGTATGCCGGCGAGGCCGCCGGGTACATGATCGTCGACCCGGTGGACGACAAGCTCATCAACGCGGGCGTCATCCCCAGCAACGGCGATCCCAACGGCGTCTACCGATATGGCATCCCCCTCATCATCCAGGACAAGACCTTCGTCAACACCGCCACCCTGGGCACCGTCGGCGTCGTGGGCGGCACCGACCCCACCTGGGATGTGACCAAGTACGGCGGCGATGGCAGCCTCTGGTATCCCCATGTCTACATGGTCAACCAGAACCCCGCCGACATCTCCGGCGCCAACGGCATGGGCCGGTGGGACTACGGCCCGTGGTTCTGGCCCCCGGTGACCGCCGCCGCCGGCCTGCAGCACGGCGCGGAGCCCATTCCCGGTGATCCCAACGGCACCGAGTACCCCGGCACGCCCAACCCCTCGCTGGTCCCCGAAGCGTTCATGGATACGCCGGTGATCAACGGCACGCCCTATCCCAAGATCACCGTCCAGCCCAAGGCCTATCGCTTCCGCATCCTGAACGCCGCCAACGACCGGTTCTGGAACCTGTCCTTCTTCAAGGCGGACGCCTCGGGCACGGAAGTCTCCATGGTGCCGGCCGTTCCCCACGATCCGGCCGATCCCACCTGGCCGGCCACCTGGCCCACGGATGGTCGTCTCGGCGGCGTGCCGGATCCCACCACCGCAGGCCCCTCCCTCATCCAGATCGGCAATGAGAGCGGCTACCTCCCCTCGCCCGTGGTGATCGCCCCGCAGCCCGTCGGCTACAACTACAACCGCCGGGACATCGTGGTGCTCAATGTGCAGGACAAAGCCCTCTTCCTCGGCCCCGCGGAACGCGCCGATGTGATCGTGGACTTCTCGGCCTTCGCGGGCCAGAAGCTCATCCTCTACAACGACTCCCCGGCCCCCGTGCCCGCCTTCGATACGCGCTTCGACTACTACACCGGCTGCCCCGACCAGACCGACACCGGTGGCGCGGCGCCCACCCTGCCGGGCTTCGGCCCCAACACCCGCACCCTCATGCTGTTCGAGGTGGCCGCGGCCACGCCCGATCCGGCCTTCGACATGGCAGCCCTCAACGCGGCCTTCCAGTCCACCGCGACTTCCAACGGCGCCTTCGCCGAGTCCCAGCACCTGCCCATCGTGCCCCAGGTCGCCTACAACAGCGCCCTGAACAAGGCCGTGGCCAAGGATGTCTATGCCCGCATCCAGGATTGGCAGTTCCGCACGCCCTTCCCCGCCATGGAGAACGGCGACCTCATCCAGCCCTACATGGGTTCCAAGGCCATCCAGGAGCTGTTCGAGCTGGACTACGGCCGCATGAACGCCACCCTCGGCGTGGAAATGCCCTTCACCAACTTCAACATCCAGACCACCATCCCCCTCGGCTACGCGGATCCCGCCACCGAGCAGCTGGTGGACGGCACCACCCAGTACTGGAAGATCACCCACAACGGCGTGGACACCCACCCCGTGCACTTCCATCTCTTCGATGTGCAGATCGTCAACCGCGTGGGCTGGGACGGCGCCGTGCGCCTGCCCGACGCCAACGAGATCGGTTGGAAGGAAACCGTCAAGATGAACCCGCTGGAGGACATCGTCGTCGCCTTCCGGCCCCTGTCCCCCCGGCTGCCCTTCCCCTTGCCCAACAGCCTGCGCTCGCCCAATGTCGTGCAGCCTGACAATGTCAACATCACCGTCACCAACCCGGTGGATGGCAATCCCATCAGCGTGAGCAACGCCGCCAAGGATTTCGGCTGGGAATATGTGTGGCACTGCCACATCCTCGGCCACGAAGAGAACGACTTCATGCGCCCCATGGTGCTGACCGTCGCCACTTCAGCCCCCTCCGCCCCCACCGGACTTACGGCCGCCCTGTCGGCCCCCAGCCGGGCTGAGCTCGCCTGGACGGACAACGCCACGGACGAAACCGGATTCACCATCCAGCGCCGTTCGGGGACCGATCCCTTCGCCACGATCGCCACCGCCGTTCCCAATGTGAGGAGCTACAGCGACCTCACCGTGGTGCCCGGCACGCTCTACGACTACCAGGTCATCGCCTACAACCAGGCGGGCGACTCCGCTCCGTCCAACATCGCCGGGGTCAACACCCCCAGCACGGTCCAGATTTCCGGCACCGTCTTCACCTTCGATGGCGTCAGCAACCTGCCCAAGGCCGGCGTGCTGCTCACCTTCGCCAGCGCCGGCGTCACCACCGCCACCGCCACCACCGACGCCGCAGGCGCCTACACCGTGGCCGTTCCCTATGCCTGGACCGGCACCATCACCCCGGCACTCGCGGGCTTTGCCTTCACCCCCGCCAGCCGCACCTACACTGCCCTCAACGCCAACCAGACGGGCCAGGACTTCCAGGCCCGCGCCGTGGCCACCCTCAGCGGCACCGTGACTGTCGGCGGCCTGCCCCTGGCCGGTGCCACCGTCACCCTCAGCAATGCAGGCGGCTCCGCCGTCACCAATGCCCTCGGCGCTTATTCCGCCGTCGTCAACAGCGGCTGGACTGGCACTGCCACCGTCACCCTGGCCGGCTACATCTTCGCTCCGGCTTCCCGCACCTACAGCAATGTCGTGACCGACCAGGCGGCCCAGGATTACGCGGCCACGGCCGTGGTGGCCATTTCCGGCACCATCGCCAATGGCGCCACCCCGGTGGCGGGCGTCACCCTCACGGCCAGCACCGGCTCCACCGTCACCACCGATGCCGCCGGCAACTACACGATGGTTCTGCCCTCGCCTTTCACCGGCACGATCACGCCTTCCAAGCTGGACTTCGCCTTCACCCCGGCCTCGCGCTCCTATGCCGCGGTCACCGTGGACCAGACCGTCCAGAACTACAACGCCGCCGCCATCGTCACGCTCTCCGGGACGGTCACCAACGGCGCCACCGGCCTCGCCGGCGTCACCCTCACCGCCAGCACCGGCCAGACCGCCACCACGGACGCCGCCGGCAGCTACAGCCTCACCCTGCCGTCCCCCTTTAGCGGCACGCTGACGCCCTCGATGGCCGGCTTCATCTTCACCCCGGCCTCCCGGACCTACGCCGCCACCGCGGTGGACCAGACGGCTCAGAACTTTGCCGCCACCGCCGTGATCACCGTCTCGGGCCAGGTCACCCTCAATGCGGTGGGCCTCTCCGGTGCGACCATCACCTTCAGCACGGGCCAGACGGTCTCTACGGATGCCAATGGCAATTACGCCGTGGTCGTCGCCTCGCCCTACACCGGCACCATCACGGCCGCCAAGGCGGGCTACTTCCTGACGCCGCTGTCCCTGAGCCTGGTGGGCAGCACCGTGAATCAGCCCAACCAGAACTTCACGGCCGTCAACGCCATCGCGGTCTACGGCCTCGTCACCACCAATGCCGTGCCGCCCGTGCCTCTGGCCGGCGTCACCATGACCTTCAGCAACGGCGCCGGCACGGCCGTCACGGATGTCAATGGTCTCTACACGCACTATGTCCCCTCCGGCTGGAGCGGATCCGTCACGCCGTCCCTGGTGGGCTGGGTCTTCTCTCCCGGCCAGCGGAACCTGACCAATGTCACCGCCAGCCCTGCGGGCCAGAACTTCACCGCAGGCCAGACCTTCCTGGTATCCGGCACCATCACTTCCAACGGTGCAGGCCTGGCGGGTGTGAGAGTGGCCCTCAGCAACGGCGGCAGCGCAGTCAACACGGATGCCACCGGTGCCTACAGCCTCTATGTCCGGGCCGGTTGGACGGGCACCATCACGCCCACCCTGCGCGGCTACTCCTTCAGCCCCGCCTCCGTGACCGTCAGCACGCCCTTGGCCGGCGCCCTGAGTCAGAACTTCACCACGATCCAGTCCATCTCCGGACGGGCCAGGATCCAGGTCAACGGACAGAATGTCGGACTTCCCGGCGTGACCATCACCCTCAGCACGGGTGGCTCCACGGTCACAGATGTCAATGGCAACTTCACGCTCCAGGTCCCCACCGGTTGGACCGGAAGCCTCTCGGCTTCGGATGGCGGCGTGCATGTCTGGACGCCCGCGACCTTCAGCTACACCAACCTGATCACCAATGTGACCGGGCTGAGGTTCAACGGACAGTAA
- a CDS encoding SCO family protein, whose translation MNGRRNRLGARITGLIFVSWAALPGPLSAQAPPPYTRTLEGYAVPEVTLVNQEGAKVNLKAMLESGEPVIVDFIFGTCTTICPVLSAGYANLQTKLPAGSKVHLVSISIDPENDTPKVMRDYLKRYRARPGWDFFTGKREDIDKVMRAFNAYIPNKMSHFPLTNIRDPKTGKWIRIFGLMSSSEFVAECRKAGIL comes from the coding sequence ATGAACGGACGCAGGAATCGACTCGGAGCCCGCATCACCGGGCTGATCTTTGTGAGCTGGGCCGCCTTGCCCGGGCCCCTGTCCGCCCAGGCCCCTCCGCCCTATACGCGCACCCTCGAAGGCTACGCGGTGCCCGAGGTGACCCTGGTGAACCAGGAGGGGGCCAAGGTGAACCTCAAGGCCATGCTGGAATCCGGCGAGCCCGTCATCGTGGACTTCATCTTTGGCACCTGCACGACCATCTGTCCGGTCTTGTCCGCGGGCTACGCCAACCTGCAGACGAAGCTGCCGGCGGGTTCGAAGGTGCACCTGGTCTCCATCTCCATCGACCCTGAGAACGACACGCCCAAGGTGATGCGCGACTACCTCAAGCGCTACCGGGCCCGGCCGGGTTGGGACTTCTTCACGGGCAAGCGGGAGGACATCGACAAGGTCATGCGGGCCTTCAACGCCTACATCCCGAATAAGATGTCCCACTTCCCCCTGACCAACATCCGGGATCCCAAGACCGGCAAGTGGATCCGCATCTTCGGCCTCATGAGCTCTTCGGAATTCGTGGCCGAATGCCGCAAGGCGGGGATCCTGTGA